The genomic interval CTCTAAACCCTTCTACGCCATCCTCCACCGCATCGATGTCGGCGTCGTCATCGACCTCGAGCCCGCCCGCACCGAGGATCCTGCACTCTCCATCGCTGGCGCAGTCCAGTCCCAGAAGCTCGCGGTCCGTGCTATCTCCCGCCTCCAGGCGCTTCCCGGCGGTGACGTCAAGCTCCTTTGCGACACCGTTGTTGAGCATGTTAGAGAGCTCACAGGTTATGACCGCGTTATGGTGTACAGGTTCCATGAGGATGAGCATGGAGAAGTCGTTGCCGAGAGCCGGCGCAGTAACCTTGAGCCCTACATCGGGTTGCATTATCCTGCTACAGATATCCCACAGGCATCACGCTTCCTGTTCCGGCAGAACCGTGTGCGGATGATTGCTGATTGCCATGCTGCGCCGGTGAGGGTCATCCAGGATCCTGCACTAACACAGCCGCTGTGCTTGGTTGGGTCCACGCTGCGTGCGCCGCATGGTTGCCATGCGCAGTATATGGCGAACATGGGTTCCATTGCATCTCTTGTTATGGCAGTGATCATTAGTAGTGGTGGGGATGATGATCATAACATTGCACGGGGCAGCATCCCGTCGGCGATGAAGTTGTGGGGGTTGGTAGTATGCCACCACACATCTCCACGGTGCATCCCTTTCCCACTACGGTATGCATGCGAGTTCCTCATGCAAGCCTTTGGGTTGCAGCTCAACATGGAGTTGCAGCTTGCACACCAACTGTCAGAGAAACACATTCTGCGGACGCAGACACTGCTGTGTGATATGCTACTCCGGGATTCACCAACTGGCATTGTCACACAAAGCCCCAGCATCATGGACCTTGTGAAGTGTGATGGTGCTGCTCTGTATTACCATGGGAAGTACTACCCTCTTGGTGTCACTCCCACAGAAGTTCAGATTAAGGACATCATCGAGTGGTTGACTATGTGCCATGGAGACTCCACAGGGCTCAGCACAGATAGCCTTGCTGATGCAGGCTACCCTGGTGCTGCTGCACTAGGAGATGCAGTGAGCGGAATGGCGGTAGCATATATCACGCCAAGTGATTATTTGTTTTGGTTCCGGTCACACACAGCTAAGGAGATAAAGTGGGGTGGTGCAAAGCATCATCCAGAGGATAAGGATGATGGACAACGAATGCATCCACGATCATCGTTCAAGGCATTTCTTGAAGTTGTGAAGAGTAGGAGCTTACCATGGGAGAATGCAGAGATGGATGCAATACATTCCTTGCAGCTCATATTGCGGGACTCTTTCAGAGATTCTGCAGAGGGCACAAGTAACTCAAAAGCCATAGTGAATGGCCAGGTTCATCTTGGGGAGCTAGAATTACGGGGAATAGATGAGCTTAGCTCGGTAGCGAGGGAGATGGTTCGGTTGATCGAGACAGCAACAGTACCCATCTTTGCAGTAGATACTGATGGATGTATAAATGGTTGGAATGCAAAGGTTGCTGAGCTGACAGGCCTCTCTGTTGAGGAAGCAATGGGCAAATCATTGGTAAATGATCTCATCTTCAAGGAATCTGAGGAAACAGTAGACAAGCTACTCTCACGAGCTTTAAGAGGTACCTCTCTTGTCATGCTAATTGGCTGTTCTTGCCTTTCATGTTTTCTTTTGTGAATATACACAATACTGTTTACTCGATATTCTTTAATTACTTGGATCCCTAACCTGTAATGCTAATTTGGTTCCTCTTGCCTTTCATGTTTCATATGGATAGTGCACACAATACTGTTTACTCGATATTCTTTAATGACTTGACATTTAGACACATTTGATAATTTACAACAGTGCCCAAAACTGACAAAGTATATTGAGCTCATTCAGTAGGTACATGTAAGGCTGGAATACTAGTTATATTATTCTAAATTACTTATTCAATACACCACAGTGAGTTTATGTTTTCACTAAGGGGAAGTGGTAGGACTGGGTTCATGATTTGTTAATTTGTTGCTCATGCAGGTGATGAAGACAAAAATGTAGAGATAAAGTTGAAGACATTCGGGCCAGAACAATCTAAAGGACCAATATTCGTTATTGTGAATGCTTGTTCTAGCAGGGATTACACTAAAAATATTGTTGGTGTTTGTTTTGTTGGCCAAGATGTCACAGGACAAAAGGTGGTCATGGATAAATTTATCAACATACAAGGGGATTACAAGGCTATCGTACACAACCCTAATCCTCTCATACCCCCAATATTTGCTTCAGATGAGAATACTTGTTGTTCAGAGTGGAACACAGCAATGGAAAAACTCACAGGATGGTCAAGAGGGGAAGTTGTTGGTAAGCTTCTGGTCGGTGAGGTCTTTGGTAATTGTTGTCGACTCAAGGGCCCAGATGCATTAACGAAATTCATGATTGTCCTACACAACGCTATAGGAGGACAGGATTGTGAAAAGTTCCCCTTTTCATTTTTTGACAAGAATGGGAAATACGTGCAGGCCTTATTGACTGCAAACACGAGGAGCAGAATGGATGGTGAGGCCATAGGAGCCTTCTGTTTCTTGCAGATTGCAAGTCCTGAATTACAGCAAGCCTTTGAGATTCAGAGACACCATGAAAAGAAGTGTTATGCAAGGATGAAGGAATTGGCTTACATTTACCAGGAAATAAAGAATCCTCTCAACGGTATCCGATTTACAAACTCGTTATTGGAGATGACTGATCTAAAGGATGACCAGAGGCAGTTTCTTGCAACCAGCACTGCTTGTGAGAAACAGATGTCCAAAATTGTTAAGGATGCTAGCCTCCAAAGTATTGAGGATGGGTTAGTATTCTGAACTTACCTTTTTCTTTAACTTTAATGAATACTGATCCACACTAATGTCTCTGTGTTTGGGATAACATCTGAGAATGGCATATGATATCCCGTTGTGCTCTTGAAAAAATGTATGTTTTGTGATCCTCTCCTTTCTTTACCTTGTGCTAAGACTAGGTGTCGTTTGGTGTTTCAGTTGGCACTAACCGTTAACCTAAGCATGGATGGAAAATAAGGAATTAGAGAAGTCCGTCAGACTGACAGCTCTGGTTCACTGTATTCATCTATCTGAAAAGTTCTCTTGCCAtgcaaattttatcttttttttagattaaTGCCTGTATTCTGTGCATGTGGGCCTTTTATGGGAATTTAGTTTACTGTCAGAACCCTTCTTGTCATTGCAGAAATGAACTAAAACTAGTTGCCCAAGTGTAGATATCAAGCATAAAATTCATGCTAATATCTATATTGCTAGTATCCTAAGTACACTGCCGTCCTCAACAGCTTAACCTTTTGGCCAAAATGGTTGTTGCATGAAAGTCAACATCAAGCAGCTTACTCTAAAAATGCCATTGCCACCCTTTACTCTTGTTTCATAAATATGGTAACTATTTCTTGTAAATGCTGCTGTACACTTTacttgtttgaaattttggagaTCATTCTGGTTTCCTTGCATCACTTGATCAATTCCTCTCAGCTGCATTTATTGACAATGAATGTGCAATGCTTTTATCCTGAGGAAGTCACTACTCCCTCTGGTTCCATAATTCTTGgtgttttggacaatgacacggtctccgAAATATATCTTtgagtatatttttctattataatacttcctccgtcccaaattaagTTAATATAGTacgggatgtgacatatcctagtagtACCAAAGTCCAAGCATAGCCTAATCTAGCATAGTTCCAAATAGGAACTCATGGCTCAGTGATGTATTTTTGTTGTGTCATTTACTTGGTGTAATTTCATTCTAGGTAGAAGCATCATGTGACTTTTTCGTGTGCTGAGACATTTGAACGCCACTgctaaatttgatgccttattaGTATTTTAACAAATGATTAGCTGAAAGCTTATTTGTTTTTTGTGTTTATTAAGCAGCTCTTTGGTGCTTGAGAAAGGTGAATTTTCACTAGGTAGTGTTATGAACGCTGTTGTCAGCCAAGTGATGATACAGTTGAGAGAAAGAGATTTACAACTTATTCGAGATATCCCTGATGAAATTAAAGAAGCCTCAGCATATGGTGACCAATATAGAATTCAACAAGTTTTATGTGACTTTTTGCTAAGCATGGTGAGGTTTGCTCCAGCTGAAAATGGCTGGGTGGAGATACAGGTCAGAccaaatataaaacaaaattcTGATGGAACAGACACAATGCTTTTCCTCTTCAGGTTAGCTATTTATCTTCATTTTCAATACCAGAAGGCAATACATATTCTCACGCAGGAATTTCTTGTGTTGAATTTGGTAGAGGACAAGTTAAATATTTGGTTAAATTTATATTCGTTGGTCATATTTGCTGTAGCACTCTAGGTAATATTTGTGTTTATCCTGAACTATTGATGCTCTACCTACAGACACTACAAAAAATAGATTATCCTAAATAAGATCTCCTACATATCAAACATATGTATTATCCCTGTACATATCTGATAGACTGAAGACCCCACCTATTTaagtataaatatatgcaaAATATATGTGTCATGGGTTGGCTGGTCACTCTCTTTGAGTAAATTTGGAAGATAATAAAATACACTTGGTTTATTTTCTTTGAGTTAGTGACATAAAACGCTAGGTTTTGGGGCCTTAGTAACACAAACCCCCAAGTTTTGCAATTTGTGTCAAAGAACCCAAGGCTTTGAGGCAAAATGCTTTATAAAGCCCTAGATTTATATACAAAATACTTACACGCCATTATAATGAACCAAATTTCAACTGTATACTTACATAAATACGCATTCCTAATCCTACCGTGTAGTCTATTTCCTTCTCCACTCTCCTACTGAATGAATACACAATGGCAAACTCCAGTTACAAAGACCAGGGCCGTCTCCAGGATATGGGGGCCCCGGAACAAAATGCAAATTGAGAccctaaatttttaaaaaataatgtgtcaTTTTCAGTTATTATATAACTTTAATATGTGTTATTTCGTATGATatttagtacttcctccgtttcaggttataagactttctagcattgcccatattcatatatatgttaatgaatctagacatatatatatgtcaagattcattaacatatatatgaatgtgggcaatgctagaaagtcttataacctaaaacgg from Oryza glaberrima chromosome 3, OglaRS2, whole genome shotgun sequence carries:
- the LOC127766153 gene encoding phytochrome B isoform X1, whose amino-acid sequence is MASGSRATPTRSPSSARPAAPRHQHHHSQSSGGSTSRAGGGGGGGGGGGAAAAESVSKAVAQYTLDARLHAVFEQSGASGRSFDYTQSLRASPTPSSEQQIAAYLSRIQRGGHIQPFGCTLAVADDSSFRLLAYSENAADLLDLSPHHSVPSLDSSAVPPPVSLGADARLLFAPSSAVLLERAFAAREISLLNPLWIHSRVSSKPFYAILHRIDVGVVIDLEPARTEDPALSIAGAVQSQKLAVRAISRLQALPGGDVKLLCDTVVEHVRELTGYDRVMVYRFHEDEHGEVVAESRRSNLEPYIGLHYPATDIPQASRFLFRQNRVRMIADCHAAPVRVIQDPALTQPLCLVGSTLRAPHGCHAQYMANMGSIASLVMAVIISSGGDDDHNIARGSIPSAMKLWGLVVCHHTSPRCIPFPLRYACEFLMQAFGLQLNMELQLAHQLSEKHILRTQTLLCDMLLRDSPTGIVTQSPSIMDLVKCDGAALYYHGKYYPLGVTPTEVQIKDIIEWLTMCHGDSTGLSTDSLADAGYPGAAALGDAVSGMAVAYITPSDYLFWFRSHTAKEIKWGGAKHHPEDKDDGQRMHPRSSFKAFLEVVKSRSLPWENAEMDAIHSLQLILRDSFRDSAEGTSNSKAIVNGQVHLGELELRGIDELSSVAREMVRLIETATVPIFAVDTDGCINGWNAKVAELTGLSVEEAMGKSLVNDLIFKESEETVDKLLSRALRGDEDKNVEIKLKTFGPEQSKGPIFVIVNACSSRDYTKNIVGVCFVGQDVTGQKVVMDKFINIQGDYKAIVHNPNPLIPPIFASDENTCCSEWNTAMEKLTGWSRGEVVGKLLVGEVFGNCCRLKGPDALTKFMIVLHNAIGGQDCEKFPFSFFDKNGKYVQALLTANTRSRMDGEAIGAFCFLQIASPELQQAFEIQRHHEKKCYARMKELAYIYQEIKNPLNGIRFTNSLLEMTDLKDDQRQFLATSTACEKQMSKIVKDASLQSIEDGSSLVLEKGEFSLGSVMNAVVSQVMIQLRERDLQLIRDIPDEIKEASAYGDQYRIQQVLCDFLLSMVRFAPAENGWVEIQVRPNIKQNSDGTDTMLFLFRFACPGEGLPPEIVQDMFSNSRWTTQEGIGLSICRKILKLMGGEVQYIRESERSFFHIVLELPQPQQAASRGTS
- the LOC127766153 gene encoding phytochrome B isoform X2, which codes for MASGSRATPTRSPSSARPAAPRHQHHHSQSSGGSTSRAGGGGGGGGGGGAAAAESVSKAVAQYTLDARLHAVFEQSGASGRSFDYTQSLRASPTPSSEQQIAAYLSRIQRGGHIQPFGCTLAVADDSSFRLLAYSENAADLLDLSPHHSVPSLDSSAVPPPVSLGADARLLFAPSSAVLLERAFAAREISLLNPLWIHSRVSSKPFYAILHRIDVGVVIDLEPARTEDPALSIAGAVQSQKLAVRAISRLQALPGGDVKLLCDTVVEHVRELTGYDRVMVYRFHEDEHGEVVAESRRSNLEPYIGLHYPATDIPQASRFLFRQNRVRMIADCHAAPVRVIQDPALTQPLCLVGSTLRAPHGCHAQYMANMGSIASLVMAVIISSGGDDDHNIARGSIPSAMKLWGLVVCHHTSPRCIPFPLRYACEFLMQAFGLQLNMELQLAHQLSEKHILRTQTLLCDMLLRDSPTGIVTQSPSIMDLVKCDGAALYYHGKYYPLGVTPTEVQIKDIIEWLTMCHGDSTGLSTDSLADAGYPGAAALGDAVSGMAVAYITPSDYLFWFRSHTAKEIKWGGAKHHPEDKDDGQRMHPRSSFKAFLEVVKSRSLPWENAEMDAIHSLQLILRDSFRDSAEGTSNSKAIVNGQVHLGELELRGIDELSSVAREMVRLIETATVPIFAVDTDGCINGWNAKVAELTGLSVEEAMGKSLVNDLIFKESEETVDKLLSRALRGDEDKNVEIKLKTFGPEQSKGPIFVIVNACSSRDYTKNIVGVCFVGQDVTGQKVVMDKFINIQGDYKAIVHNPNPLIPPIFASDENTCCSEWNTAMEKLTGWSRGEVVGKLLVGEVFGNCCRLKGPDALTKFMIVLHNAIGGQDCEKFPFSFFDKNGKYVQALLTANTRSRMDGEAIGAFCFLQIASPELQQAFEIQRHHEKKCYARMKELAYIYQEIKNPLNGIRFTNSLLEMTDLKDDQRQFLATSTACEKQMSKIVKDASLQSIEDGSLVLEKGEFSLGSVMNAVVSQVMIQLRERDLQLIRDIPDEIKEASAYGDQYRIQQVLCDFLLSMVRFAPAENGWVEIQVRPNIKQNSDGTDTMLFLFRFACPGEGLPPEIVQDMFSNSRWTTQEGIGLSICRKILKLMGGEVQYIRESERSFFHIVLELPQPQQAASRGTS